CGGTAGCCCTCGGCGCGATAGATCACCTCCTCGCGTGCGCTCCTCGGCTCCCAGATCGTCACCGCGGAGGGCGATACGCAGATCATCGCCTCCGGCCGGACCGGATGCCATTCGCATTCGCCGGACCGGGCCCGGCGGAACAGGGGTTCATAGCTGCGCCCGTCGAAGAAGCACAGGCCGCCGCAGCCGACCGGGATGAGGAGCAGGCTCTGGTCGGCATTCCACGCCTGGGCGCTCGAATAGCGGTGGCGGCACATTTCGCGCCGGCAGGCGATGCCCGCGCCGAGCGCTGCGCCGGGATCGGTGATGCGCGTGAAGGGCGTGCCGAAAGCCGCATCGCGGCTGGGCTGGCGATAGCCCGGCAACGCCACCTCCGGCGGCGGAACGACCTGCGTGCCGGAGAGCTGATCGGGCAACGCCGACGTCCATCCGGAAAAGGCCGCGATCGTGGCGGCGGCCGCGACCCATCCGGGCAGACGCCGGCGCCCGGCCCGCGCGGGCCGGTTCATGTGATGAAATCCTTCTGGCGGCGCACGCGACCGGCGCCGATGCGGCTGCGCCACCATGCGATGGTCTTTTCGAGGCCGTCGCTGAGGCCGGTGCGCGGCCGCCATTCGGTCTCTCGCTGCAGGCGCGAGCTATCGGCGAGCAAGGCGCGCACTTCGGAATTGGCAGGGCGCATGCGCAGCTCGTCGCGCCGCACTGGCTTCGTCGCGCCCGTGAGGCCGCGGATGATCTCGATGAGGTCGGCCACCGTGACAGCCTTGCCGCTGCCGGCATTGTACGGCCGTCCAAACTCGATGCGGGGCGCGCTGCCCGCGATCATGAACGCGGCCACCGTATCGTCGACATAGGTGAGGTCGCGCACCGGTGTGGTGTCGCCCACCATGATCGCCTCGCAGTTCGGGTCCAGTGCCTGCCGGATGATGGTCGGGATGATCGCCCTTTCGCTCTGCCGCGGGCCGAACGTGTTGAACGGCCGCAACGTCACGACGGGCAGTCCGAACGATCGGGCAAAGGCCTCCGCCATCATGTCGGCGCCGATCTTCGAGGCGGAATAGGGCGACTGGCCCTGCAGCGGGTGGGTTTCGGCGATCGGCATGGTCTGGGCCGTGCCGTAGACCTCGCTGGTGGAGGTGTGAACGACCCGCTCGGTGCCATATTGCCGCGCGGCCTCCAGCACGTTGAGCGTGCCGAGGACGTTGGTCTCCACATAGGACTGGGCGGCGGCGTAGGAATGCGGGATGGCGATGAGCGCCGCCAGGTGGAAGACGAGATGCTGTCCCTGCACGATGCGCGCGACGAAAGCAGCGTCGCGCACGTCGCCGCGGATGAGCATCAACCTGCCGCGCGTCGCCTCCGGAAGGTCGTCGAGCCAGCCGTGGCTGTCGAAGGAATTGTAGAGTGCCAGCGCGGTCACCCTGGCGCCGGCATTGGCCAGCGCCTCGGTCAGATGCGAGCCGATGAAACCGTCCGCACCGGTGACAAGGATCTTCATGCCGTCATAATTCATGGTGCACCTGTTTTCCTGGTCGCGGCGCCGAGCAGGTCCGGCAGCCCGGTGTCGGCGGCGGCGGTCTGGTCATGGCTCGCTCGCCCGCCCGGTGCCCAGCCGAGCACCGCCAGCACGCCGCGCACGAGCATCGCGACGTCGGAGGTCCGCGTCCGGGTCGGGAAATAGGCAAGGTCGAGCCTGGCCTTGGCGGGAAACAGCACCTCGCGATAGAAGCGCGTCGGATCCGCGTCGGCAGGGTAGAAGCGGCATTCGTTGCGGAAGTGGATCTGGCTCGGTCCGAGCAATCCCGGCTTGAAGTCGAGGACAGTCTCGAAGCCGCCGCGGAAGCAATCGGCGAAGGCCATGGATTCCGGCCGCGGCCCGACAATCGCCATGTCGCCGCGCAGCACGTTCCAGAGCTGCGGCAGTTCGTCGAGCTTGGTCGCTGCCAGGAGAGCGCCGATGCGTGTAAGCCGCCTGTCTCCCGCCACCGTGAGCGGACAGCCGTCGGTGCCGCTCGCCGCGCCGAACTTGCGGAACTTGTACATGACGAAGGGGCGGCCGCCGCGGCCGAGCCGCCGCTGTGCGAAGAAGAGCGGTCGGCCGCCCTCGATCCAGACCGCCGCCATCGCGGCGAGGAAGACGGGTGCCAGGACGATCAGCGCCGTAACCGCGATCAGGAGGTCGAAGCAGCGGCTCGTCGCCTCGCCGAAATCGCGGCTGGCATGGCGACGGCCCAGGTTGAAATCGGACGTGCTCATGCGACCGCCTCCACCGACACCTGATGGCGCAGGGCGGTCCCGAGGCTGGCGGCGACCGTCTCGACGGCCTGTGCGTCCATCCGGGGATGGAGGGGCAGGGTGAGTTCACGCTGCGCGAAGTCCTCGGTGCGCGGCAGGCTGACGTCCGGCCAGAGGCTGCCGTAGAGCGTCATCCGATGGACCGGCGAGTAGTGGATCGTCGTCTGGATGCCGTCGGCACGCAGATGATCGATCACCGATTGGCGATCGGCATCGGCCGGCAGCAGCACCGGCATGATGTGGCAGGTGCTCGGTCGCGGTTGCGAGAAGGGCACCGCCAGGTCCGGGCAATGGGCTGCCAGCCGGCGGCGATATTCCGCCGTCAGCGCGCGGCGGGTCTCGTTCCAGTGCGCGAGATGGCGGAGCTGGACGAGGCCGATCGCAGCGCGCAGCTCGTCGAGCCTGTAGTTGAACCCGATCATGGTGACGTCGTAGGTCGGGGTCCGCGCGTCGAGCCGCTGACGCGTGCCGCTTGTCATTCCATGACCGCGCGCCTGGCGGATCTGCGCCAGAAGAGCGCTGTCGCGGGCGATCACCGCACCGCCTTCGCCGGTGGTCATGTTCTTGTTGCCGTAGAAGCTGAAGGCTGCTGCGGCGCCGTATGTGCCGACCTCGCGCAGGCCCGGGGCGTGGGCGGCATCCTCGATGAGCACGAGGTTGCGGCGCCGCGCCAGGGCCTGCCAGGCATCCCGATCAGGCAGGTAGCCCGCGAAGTGGACGAGGATGATGGCCTTGGTCCGCGGCGTGCAGTGGGCTTCGGCCTCCGCCAGCGACATCAGCGGCACGTCCGACGACTGGATGTCGACGAAGACCGGTGTCGCACCCACGTAAAGCACGCTGTTGGCCGTCGCCACGAAGGTGAGCGAGGGGACCAGCACCTCGTCGCCCGGCCCAAGGCCGAGCGCGTGCAGGATCAGGTGCAGCGCGGCGGTGCAGGAGTTCACCGCCACGCTGTCCTCGGCGCCATGGGCCTGGGCAAACGCCTCTTCGAAGGCGCGAACCCGATCCCCCATCGTCAGCCAGTTGCTGTCGATGACCTCGCACAGCGCGTTCTTCTCTTCATCGCCCAGAATGGGCTCGCCGACCAGCAGCATGGCGTCGATCCTTGCCGGTGAGGGGTTCAGGCAGCCTTGGGCTCGGCGGCGGACTGGTCGTCCCATGCGACGTCCTGGGCCCGGTGGAAGTCCTCCACCCGTCCGATGTCGAGCCACAGGCCGTGGTGCTTGAAGACGTGCACGGGCGTTCCGTTCTCCAGCATCTGGAGCATCAGGTCGTCGAAGCCGAACGGCACGCCATCGGGGATGAACTCGAACACGTCGGGGTCCATGCAGTAGAGCCCCATGCTGACGAGATGCGGCAGCGACGGCTTCTCGCGGAAGTCGACGACGGCGTTGTCGACCTCTTCGATCACGCCGAAGTCCATCTTGATGGTCCGGACCGCCGTGGCGATGGTCACCGGGCCGGGCTGGCGGCGATGGAAGTGGGCGAACTGGCTGAGGTTGAGGTCGGTCAGCACGTCGCCGTTCAGAACGAGGAACGTTTCGTCCAGGTGCTCGCGCACCAGGGTCAGCGGGCCGATCGTCCCGAGCGGCTCGATTTCCTCGGTATAGACGATCTTCAGATTCCACTGCTCGCCATTGCCGCAGAAGCTGCGGATGAGGTGGCCGAGATAGCCCGTGGTGACGAACACCTCGCGGATGCCGTTGCGGCGCAGCCATTTCAGCAGCAGCTCGAGCACCGGCCGCGAGCCGATCGGCATGAGTGGCTTCGGCAGTACCGCCGTATAGGGACGCAGCCTGGTGCCCTTGCCGCCACATTGGATCACTGCCTTCATGCGAACCTCCCCTTTTCCGCCAAGGGCGGCCGTCGCCGGCCGGTCAGCGCGACATTTCCGACTGCGGGCATGGTCGCTGAGGCTTGCTGGCCCGGCGTCCTGTCCCGATGTGAGATCGATGCTAGGTCGCGTTCGGAAGGATCGTCTTCGTGCGTTCGAAGGACAGCCGCCCGACTGGGGCCGCGCGGACCGCGCGCTGAAACAGGCACCCCTGGTGGCGCACCGAAGCGATGGCGGCTCTCGGCTTGGTGTGCGCGGCCCGGAAGCCATGCGTGGAAAGACCATGCGCACGGGCCCGCGCGAAGGGAGCAGCGGGCGAGATCCGCCGGCCCGAAAGGATTGCGCCACTGGAGCTACCACCTTGGATGTAGAAATTCCAAGCTTCCCTTGGGGAAAGGAACATTCGGAAAGCTCACTAATCCTTCGGAGCGCGGCCGATAGCTACAGCGAGCACGTGTAGATTAATGAAGCGTTGCTAAGCTTTCATCCTGGCTGGAATACCGGGAGCGGATCTTGCGATCTGCCGCGAGGCTCCTGCCGAGTGCATGGAAGGCGCAAGGACCGGCACCGCGCATTGGCGGGCCGTGGGAACAATCGAAAGCACCGTATAGCGACAGCGTGATCGGCACGATGGCGGCCTGGCCCGCCACCGGCTCCTCCGCTGCTGCGCGAACGCTCTCGTGGGGAGTAGTGTCATGACGTTTGTGAACTGCCGTGCAGAAGACTCTTACCGGACGATCACGCCGTTTCTCGATGGGCGTACCCCGACGCCGAGCCGCGATCTGTCCACGGTCGCCGCGGCAGGCGGCCGGGATGCGGCCGATCATCCCGCGCTGACCGCT
This portion of the bacterium YEK0313 genome encodes:
- the arnB gene encoding UDP-4-amino-4-deoxy-L-arabinose--oxoglutarate aminotransferase; translated protein: MLLVGEPILGDEEKNALCEVIDSNWLTMGDRVRAFEEAFAQAHGAEDSVAVNSCTAALHLILHALGLGPGDEVLVPSLTFVATANSVLYVGATPVFVDIQSSDVPLMSLAEAEAHCTPRTKAIILVHFAGYLPDRDAWQALARRRNLVLIEDAAHAPGLREVGTYGAAAAFSFYGNKNMTTGEGGAVIARDSALLAQIRQARGHGMTSGTRQRLDARTPTYDVTMIGFNYRLDELRAAIGLVQLRHLAHWNETRRALTAEYRRRLAAHCPDLAVPFSQPRPSTCHIMPVLLPADADRQSVIDHLRADGIQTTIHYSPVHRMTLYGSLWPDVSLPRTEDFAQRELTLPLHPRMDAQAVETVAASLGTALRHQVSVEAVA
- the strE gene encoding dTDP-glucose 4,6-dehydratase, coding for MNYDGMKILVTGADGFIGSHLTEALANAGARVTALALYNSFDSHGWLDDLPEATRGRLMLIRGDVRDAAFVARIVQGQHLVFHLAALIAIPHSYAAAQSYVETNVLGTLNVLEAARQYGTERVVHTSTSEVYGTAQTMPIAETHPLQGQSPYSASKIGADMMAEAFARSFGLPVVTLRPFNTFGPRQSERAIIPTIIRQALDPNCEAIMVGDTTPVRDLTYVDDTVAAFMIAGSAPRIEFGRPYNAGSGKAVTVADLIEIIRGLTGATKPVRRDELRMRPANSEVRALLADSSRLQRETEWRPRTGLSDGLEKTIAWWRSRIGAGRVRRQKDFIT
- the hddC gene encoding D-glycero-alpha-D-manno-heptose 1-phosphate guanylyltransferase; the encoded protein is MKAVIQCGGKGTRLRPYTAVLPKPLMPIGSRPVLELLLKWLRRNGIREVFVTTGYLGHLIRSFCGNGEQWNLKIVYTEEIEPLGTIGPLTLVREHLDETFLVLNGDVLTDLNLSQFAHFHRRQPGPVTIATAVRTIKMDFGVIEEVDNAVVDFREKPSLPHLVSMGLYCMDPDVFEFIPDGVPFGFDDLMLQMLENGTPVHVFKHHGLWLDIGRVEDFHRAQDVAWDDQSAAEPKAA
- the wecA gene encoding UDP-N-acetylgalactosamine-undecaprenyl-phosphate N-acetylgalactosaminephosphotransferase, which encodes MSTSDFNLGRRHASRDFGEATSRCFDLLIAVTALIVLAPVFLAAMAAVWIEGGRPLFFAQRRLGRGGRPFVMYKFRKFGAASGTDGCPLTVAGDRRLTRIGALLAATKLDELPQLWNVLRGDMAIVGPRPESMAFADCFRGGFETVLDFKPGLLGPSQIHFRNECRFYPADADPTRFYREVLFPAKARLDLAYFPTRTRTSDVAMLVRGVLAVLGWAPGGRASHDQTAAADTGLPDLLGAATRKTGAP